Proteins from one Gorilla gorilla gorilla isolate KB3781 chromosome 11, NHGRI_mGorGor1-v2.1_pri, whole genome shotgun sequence genomic window:
- the PTMA gene encoding prothymosin alpha isoform X7, producing MDLKEKKEVVEEAENGRDAPANGNANEENGEQEADNEVDEEEEEGGEEEEEEEEGDGEEEDGDEDEEAESATGKRAAEDDEDDDVDTKKQKTDEDD from the exons ATG GActtaaaggagaagaaggaagttgTGGAAGAGGCAGAAAATGGAAGAGACGCCCCTGCTAACGGGAATGCT AATGAGGAAAATGGGGAGCAGGAGGCTGACAATGAGGTagatgaagaagaggaagaaggtggggaggaagaggaggaggaagaagaaggtgaTG GTGAGGAAGAGGAtggagatgaagatgaggaagctgagtcaGCTACGGGCAAGCGGGCAGCTGAAGATGATGAG GATGACGATGTCGATACCAAGAAGCAGAAGACCGACGAGGATGACTAG
- the PTMA gene encoding prothymosin alpha isoform X6, whose translation MSDAAVDTSSEITTKDLKEKKEVVEEAENGRDAPANGNANEENGEQEADNEVDEEEEEGGEEEEEEEEGDGEEEDGDEDEEAESATGKRAAEDDEDDDVDTKKQKTDEDD comes from the exons ATGTCAGACGCAGCCGTAGACACCAGCTCCGAAATCACCACCAAG GActtaaaggagaagaaggaagttgTGGAAGAGGCAGAAAATGGAAGAGACGCCCCTGCTAACGGGAATGCT AATGAGGAAAATGGGGAGCAGGAGGCTGACAATGAGGTagatgaagaagaggaagaaggtggggaggaagaggaggaggaagaagaaggtgaTG GTGAGGAAGAGGAtggagatgaagatgaggaagctgagtcaGCTACGGGCAAGCGGGCAGCTGAAGATGATGAG GATGACGATGTCGATACCAAGAAGCAGAAGACCGACGAGGATGACTAG
- the PTMA gene encoding prothymosin alpha isoform X5, whose translation MSDAAVDTSSEITTKDLKEKKEVVEEAENGRDAPANGNAENEENGEQEADNEVDEEEEEGGEEEEEEEEGDGEEEDGDEDEEAESATGKRAAEDDEDDDVDTKKQKTDEDD comes from the exons ATGTCAGACGCAGCCGTAGACACCAGCTCCGAAATCACCACCAAG GActtaaaggagaagaaggaagttgTGGAAGAGGCAGAAAATGGAAGAGACGCCCCTGCTAACGGGAATGCT GAGAATGAGGAAAATGGGGAGCAGGAGGCTGACAATGAGGTagatgaagaagaggaagaaggtggggaggaagaggaggaggaagaagaaggtgaTG GTGAGGAAGAGGAtggagatgaagatgaggaagctgagtcaGCTACGGGCAAGCGGGCAGCTGAAGATGATGAG GATGACGATGTCGATACCAAGAAGCAGAAGACCGACGAGGATGACTAG
- the PTMA gene encoding prothymosin alpha isoform X3 — MHPRCRAWLRRREPTRRREERESEARRWGDDGRPPRLPGSTVCAAARGDAGQHGGRDRPMDLKEKKEVVEEAENGRDAPANGNAENEENGEQEADNEVDEEEEEGGEEEEEEEEGDGEEEDGDEDEEAESATGKRAAEDDEDDDVDTKKQKTDEDD, encoded by the exons ATGCACCCGCGGTGCCGGGCTTGGCTGAGGAGGCGAGAGCCCACGCGCCgcagggaggaaagagaaagtgaaGCGCGGCGCTGGGGCGACGATGGGCGCCCCCCGCGGCTGCCCGGGAGCACCGTGTGCGCCGCAGCTCGGGGCGACGCGGGCCAACACGGCGGCCGCGACAGGCCAATG GActtaaaggagaagaaggaagttgTGGAAGAGGCAGAAAATGGAAGAGACGCCCCTGCTAACGGGAATGCT GAGAATGAGGAAAATGGGGAGCAGGAGGCTGACAATGAGGTagatgaagaagaggaagaaggtggggaggaagaggaggaggaagaagaaggtgaTG GTGAGGAAGAGGAtggagatgaagatgaggaagctgagtcaGCTACGGGCAAGCGGGCAGCTGAAGATGATGAG GATGACGATGTCGATACCAAGAAGCAGAAGACCGACGAGGATGACTAG
- the PTMA gene encoding prothymosin alpha isoform X4, whose product MHPRCRAWLRRREPTRRREERESEARRWGDDGRPPRLPGSTVCAAARGDAGQHGGRDRPMDLKEKKEVVEEAENGRDAPANGNANEENGEQEADNEVDEEEEEGGEEEEEEEEGDGEEEDGDEDEEAESATGKRAAEDDEDDDVDTKKQKTDEDD is encoded by the exons ATGCACCCGCGGTGCCGGGCTTGGCTGAGGAGGCGAGAGCCCACGCGCCgcagggaggaaagagaaagtgaaGCGCGGCGCTGGGGCGACGATGGGCGCCCCCCGCGGCTGCCCGGGAGCACCGTGTGCGCCGCAGCTCGGGGCGACGCGGGCCAACACGGCGGCCGCGACAGGCCAATG GActtaaaggagaagaaggaagttgTGGAAGAGGCAGAAAATGGAAGAGACGCCCCTGCTAACGGGAATGCT AATGAGGAAAATGGGGAGCAGGAGGCTGACAATGAGGTagatgaagaagaggaagaaggtggggaggaagaggaggaggaagaagaaggtgaTG GTGAGGAAGAGGAtggagatgaagatgaggaagctgagtcaGCTACGGGCAAGCGGGCAGCTGAAGATGATGAG GATGACGATGTCGATACCAAGAAGCAGAAGACCGACGAGGATGACTAG
- the PTMA gene encoding prothymosin alpha isoform X1, giving the protein MSSSPRGTSPTVSDLSSPVDFGATCRGTWPAECRHSGLPGWRQWGVESRGRPTDARPARVPLQALPAGRESPRQGTHSAAPGHVLPARGACRGPRAKPAGRGMRACAPRPPCPHCSPGLRPPGGESGRSRGPRSGAGRTERADRWPGAARRTAAEGFPQARTPDLCWYWRPCRVEKVTGRPGPRCLLDPGQSPTPEDLKEKKEVVEEAENGRDAPANGNAENEENGEQEADNEVDEEEEEGGEEEEEEEEGDGEEEDGDEDEEAESATGKRAAEDDEDDDVDTKKQKTDEDD; this is encoded by the exons ATGAGTAGTAGCCCGAGAGGCACATCCCCGACAGTCTCGGACCTAAGCAGCCCGGTGGACTTTGGGGCGACCTGCCGCGGGACTTGGCCCGCCGAATGCAGACATTCGGGCCTGCCGGGGTGGCGGCAGTGGGGCGTCGAGTCGAGAGGCCGGCCGACCGACGCGCGACCCGCGCGCGtgccactgcaagctctgcctgccggcCGGGAGTCTCCAAGGCAAGGGACGCACTCGGCGGCCCCGGGCCACGTGCTCCCTGCGCGCGGTGCGTGCCGAGGCCCGCGCGCAAAGCCCGCCGGGCGGGGGATGCGCGCCTGCGCGCCGCGACCTCCCTGCCCCCACTGCTCCCCGGGGCTTCGGCCGCCAGGGGGCGAGAGCGGGCGGAGCCGGGGTCCGCGGAGCGGGGCGGGCCGGACTGAGAGGGCCGACAGGTGGCCCGGAGCCGCTCGCCGGACAGCGGCCGAGGGGTTCCCGCAGGCCCGGACGCCGGACCTCTGTTGGTATTGGCGGCCGTGTCGTGTGGAAAAAGTTACCGGGCGCCCGGGGCCGCGCTGCCTTTTGGATCCCGGGCAGAGTCCCACCCCCGAG GActtaaaggagaagaaggaagttgTGGAAGAGGCAGAAAATGGAAGAGACGCCCCTGCTAACGGGAATGCT GAGAATGAGGAAAATGGGGAGCAGGAGGCTGACAATGAGGTagatgaagaagaggaagaaggtggggaggaagaggaggaggaagaagaaggtgaTG GTGAGGAAGAGGAtggagatgaagatgaggaagctgagtcaGCTACGGGCAAGCGGGCAGCTGAAGATGATGAG GATGACGATGTCGATACCAAGAAGCAGAAGACCGACGAGGATGACTAG
- the PTMA gene encoding prothymosin alpha isoform X2, whose product MSSSPRGTSPTVSDLSSPVDFGATCRGTWPAECRHSGLPGWRQWGVESRGRPTDARPARVPLQALPAGRESPRQGTHSAAPGHVLPARGACRGPRAKPAGRGMRACAPRPPCPHCSPGLRPPGGESGRSRGPRSGAGRTERADRWPGAARRTAAEGFPQARTPDLCWYWRPCRVEKVTGRPGPRCLLDPGQSPTPEDLKEKKEVVEEAENGRDAPANGNANEENGEQEADNEVDEEEEEGGEEEEEEEEGDGEEEDGDEDEEAESATGKRAAEDDEDDDVDTKKQKTDEDD is encoded by the exons ATGAGTAGTAGCCCGAGAGGCACATCCCCGACAGTCTCGGACCTAAGCAGCCCGGTGGACTTTGGGGCGACCTGCCGCGGGACTTGGCCCGCCGAATGCAGACATTCGGGCCTGCCGGGGTGGCGGCAGTGGGGCGTCGAGTCGAGAGGCCGGCCGACCGACGCGCGACCCGCGCGCGtgccactgcaagctctgcctgccggcCGGGAGTCTCCAAGGCAAGGGACGCACTCGGCGGCCCCGGGCCACGTGCTCCCTGCGCGCGGTGCGTGCCGAGGCCCGCGCGCAAAGCCCGCCGGGCGGGGGATGCGCGCCTGCGCGCCGCGACCTCCCTGCCCCCACTGCTCCCCGGGGCTTCGGCCGCCAGGGGGCGAGAGCGGGCGGAGCCGGGGTCCGCGGAGCGGGGCGGGCCGGACTGAGAGGGCCGACAGGTGGCCCGGAGCCGCTCGCCGGACAGCGGCCGAGGGGTTCCCGCAGGCCCGGACGCCGGACCTCTGTTGGTATTGGCGGCCGTGTCGTGTGGAAAAAGTTACCGGGCGCCCGGGGCCGCGCTGCCTTTTGGATCCCGGGCAGAGTCCCACCCCCGAG GActtaaaggagaagaaggaagttgTGGAAGAGGCAGAAAATGGAAGAGACGCCCCTGCTAACGGGAATGCT AATGAGGAAAATGGGGAGCAGGAGGCTGACAATGAGGTagatgaagaagaggaagaaggtggggaggaagaggaggaggaagaagaaggtgaTG GTGAGGAAGAGGAtggagatgaagatgaggaagctgagtcaGCTACGGGCAAGCGGGCAGCTGAAGATGATGAG GATGACGATGTCGATACCAAGAAGCAGAAGACCGACGAGGATGACTAG